From a single Okeanomitos corallinicola TIOX110 genomic region:
- a CDS encoding TIGR02652 family protein gives MMNPGLQYPIFGPEIQCPHCRQTIPALTLTDTYLCTRHGAFEANPKTEELVHLQSGRHWRRWNNEWYRQHTHPDGIRFEIHEALDKLYTQGYRATKVIIARRYQELMSGYLERSSPWRSGQPESGSARLYGLPVEFGPDPTDDPSWDVINFDLDKEPGVPVRYPYFRLFE, from the coding sequence ATGATGAATCCAGGCTTACAGTACCCAATATTTGGCCCTGAAATACAGTGTCCTCACTGTCGCCAAACTATTCCCGCGCTTACATTAACCGATACTTATTTGTGTACGCGTCATGGTGCTTTTGAGGCAAACCCGAAAACTGAGGAGTTGGTACATCTTCAGTCGGGTCGTCATTGGCGCAGATGGAATAATGAATGGTATCGTCAACATACCCATCCTGATGGTATTCGTTTTGAAATTCATGAGGCTTTAGATAAGCTTTATACCCAAGGATACCGCGCTACAAAGGTGATTATTGCTCGTCGTTATCAAGAGTTAATGAGTGGCTATTTAGAACGTAGTAGTCCTTGGCGTTCTGGACAACCGGAGTCGGGTTCTGCTCGTTTGTATGGTTTACCGGTAGAATTTGGACCTGATCCTACTGATGATCCATCTTGGGATGTGATTAATTTTGATTTGGATAAAGAACCAGGTGTACCTGTACGTTATCCCTATTTCCGTTTGTTTGAATAG